A genomic window from Onychostoma macrolepis isolate SWU-2019 chromosome 22, ASM1243209v1, whole genome shotgun sequence includes:
- the LOC131529883 gene encoding gastrula zinc finger protein XlCGF57.1-like, which produces MAFIKEESEDFRIEEVFSLKQDTEEQTELMALKEEKQELKKTEQNDFMTVEKSIPAETSSQKKAQKTKSNSYFTCHQCGKSFNKKYNLKDHMKVHTGVKPFTCDQCGKSFRHKLTLNSHMKREHAGENALICHQCGKSFSTKASLTTHMRFHTGERLFTCKMCGKSFTNKSHLDTHMRTHTAEKPFTCDQCGKSFGHKLTLNYHVKREHAGENALICHQCGKSFSSKASLKTHMRFHTGERLFTCSLCGKSFPYKSHLDTHMRIHTGEKPFTCKMCGKSFTNKSHLDSHVKTHTSEKPFTCDQCGKSFRHKLTLNYHVKREHSGENDAICHQCGKSFSCTASLKTHMRLHTGERLFTCSLCGKSFPYKSYLDYHMRIHTGEKPFTCKMCGKSFTNKSHLDSHIKLTLQRNHSHVISVERVSDIS; this is translated from the coding sequence aactgaTGGCACTGAAAGAAGAGAAGCAAGAACTGAAAAAGACAGAACAGAATGATTTCATGACTGTGGAAAAATCCATACCGGCTGAAACGTCATCACAGAAAAAAGCTCAGAAGACCAAATCTAACAGTTACTTCACCTGCCatcaatgtggaaagagtttcaataaaaaatataacctTAAAGACCACATGAAAGTTCACACTGGAGTGAAGccattcacatgtgatcagtgtggaaagagtttcagacaTAAGTTAACCCTTAATTCCCACATGAAGAGAGAACACGCCGGAGAGAACGCTCTTATATgtcatcagtgtggaaagagtttcagtacTAAAGCAAGCCTCACAACTCATATGAGatttcacactggagagaggcTTTTTACCTGCAAGATGTGTGGGAAGAGCTTCACAAATAAATCACACCTTGACACCCACATGAGAACTCACACTGCAGAGAAAccattcacatgtgatcagtgtggaaagagtttcggACATAAGTTAACCCTTAATTACCACGTGAAGAGAGAACACGCCGGAGAGAACGCTCTTATATgtcatcagtgtggaaagagtttcagtagTAAAGCAAGCCTCAAAACTCATATGAGatttcacactggagagaggcTTTTtacctgcagtctgtgtggaaagagcttcCCCTATAAATCACACCTTGACacccacatgagaattcacactggagagaagccttttaCCTGCAAGATGTGTGGGAAGAGCTTCACAAATAAATCACACCTTGATTCCCACGTGAAAACTCACACTTCAGAGAAAccattcacatgtgatcagtgtggaaagagtttcagacaTAAGTTAACCCTTAATTACCACGTGAAGAGGGAACACTCCGGAGAGAACGATGCTATATGtcatcagtgtggaaaaagtttcagCTGTACAGCAAGCCTCAAAACTCATATGAgacttcacactggagagaggcTTTTtacctgcagtctgtgtggaaagagcttcCCCTATAAATCATACCTTGATtaccacatgagaattcacactggagagaagccttttaCCTGCAAGATGTGTGGGAAGAGCTTCACAAATAAATCACACCTTGATTCCCACATAAAACTCACACTGCAGAGAAAccattcacatgtgatcagtgtggaaagagtttcagacaTAAGTTAA
- the LOC131531080 gene encoding gastrula zinc finger protein XlCGF26.1-like, which produces MKTHTGESPYTCTLCGKSVSNKSALNAHMRIHTGEKPFTCTLCGKSFSLNGNLKGHMKTHTGEKPFMCDQCGKCFAHETTLTKHMRLHSREISFEEKKLQSSASGKRLRKRRS; this is translated from the coding sequence ATGAAAACTCACACCGGAGAGAGTCCTTACACCTGCACACTGTGTGGGAAGAGCGTGTCAAATAAATCAGCCCTTAATgcccacatgagaattcacacagGAGAGAAGCCCTTCACCTGCAcactgtgtgggaagagctTCTCACTAAATGGGAATCTCAAGGGTCATATGAAAACTCACAcaggagagaagcctttcatgTGTGACCAGTGTGGAAAATGTTTTGCACATGAAACAACCCTTACTAAGCACATGAGGCTTCACTCAAGAGAGATCTCTTTTGAAGAAAAGAAACTGCAGAGCTCTGCCAGTGGAAAGAGGCTTCGGAAAAGACGGAGTTAG